In the Panthera tigris isolate Pti1 chromosome F3, P.tigris_Pti1_mat1.1, whole genome shotgun sequence genome, GTGGGCGTCTAGCCTCGCCCCTGGTTAGACGGCACCCGGGGACCGAGGGCCCGCAGCCCAGACCAGAGGCTCCGCATCCGCTTTTACCTGGTAGAGGCCATCATGCCCCTTCCCTCTCCGCCGCTGGTTCTGTGGGAGGGAGACAAAAGGGCAGAAAGGCAGAGAGTCAGCAGTGGCCTCCGGCTCAAGGCCTCTACTCTAGGGGCCCCCAGAGAATCAGAGGTGACGGTCTCCCAGCCGGTACCCCTGCCCCTGGGCTAGAAAGGTCCTCAGGCCCGAAGACTAAGGTGAGGATCGTCTCCGATGGGGCCCAGGTTTGCTGTGAGCCATGCAGGCCCTCCGGGACATCGGAGTCCTAGGATCCCGGGCTGCGTGGGGGGCTGGCCACGCTGCTTGTCACCTGGAACAAAtgggcctccctgcccctcccagaatTCCTGGCTGCTATCCATGCTCGCAGGGAATGGCAAGCAGACAGTGCTCTGAGCTCCGGCTCAGAGCACACCATGGTAATTCCTGATGGCGACAAATCTGACTTGCTCGTACAAAGCGTAGTGTGTCTTAGAACCGGGACTCGGTCCCTGAAAGAACGTCAGCCTTTCCTTAGCATCTTATGTACGGCCAATGCTTCGCCCCTTGGCAACCATCGCAGGGGCTTTTGCAGGTGATAAGGGGAATGTAGGCGAATGGGTGGGAACAGAGGCCTACAGCAGGCACATCTGGAAGCGGAGGAGGAGCTCCTTGGGAGGAGCATCCCCATCCTGACCCAATTCTCGGGGATCAAGAAGCAGCACTCACGTCGCCTTTTATCCCAATCTCACTGTAGGCCTCCGCCATCTTGTCTTTTTGCAGTGCCTGGAAAAGAAGAGGGCACGGGACACCGATTTCACTGCCTTATGCAGAAGACAGTGGGCTCCCCTACAAGAGGATGCCTCTCGACTCCCTACTGGCGGGGAGCTCGCACAATCAAAGCTCCGGTCCTTATTCACATAAGCATCTCCGTCCCCGACCAGCTCCAACCTCACCCTTCTCCTCGGCCCTTTGGACTcttctctgagctgccagcccttTGCACTGAGCTGAGAAGCTCAGGTTAGGTTCAAAGATAAAATGTGGAATCCTAGCCAAAGAACATGAATGTGGACAATGCGAGGGCCCCCCGGAGCCCCCAGGACCACGTATCTGAGCAAGCTGTCTCTTTACACAGCCAGCACCACGGGCTGTGGATCAAGCAattgcaggaaggaaggagagtcaGCTCTCTCTGGTCCGCTTCATGGCAGACCCACATCAACAGTCTGAAAACCACAATCAGATGCACACCCAGAGGGGGAGGTTGACCTTTGGGCAAGAGGCAACGCTCAGCAAGACTCCAGCCTCTAGAAGCAGGAGCCCCTCAGAGGGGCCTGCCACCCTATACTGGTCCAGCCTGACCTGGCCGTCCCCCGGGGCCATCCGCAGGGAACTCCAACGGCCGActcaggggctgagggagggaaggCAAGAGAAGGCTGTTCTGTACACAGCCAGCCGCCACAGGCAGCGAGCAGGTGGGGCATCTGGCATAGGAAGGTCAAGCGGGGCAAAGGCACAGGGCAGGGAGTGATGCCGTCACCAGGAGCCCCCCTCCAGCCTGCCCTCCTGTACTCACATTGTACACGACTTCCGGAggattcctcctcctctgctgggaaagagaaggggaaggttAGAGGTGGAGAAGCAGGGACCCAAGGCAGGAGGGTTGCAGCGGCCTCCTTGCACCTCCCCTCCGCACACCCGGGGCCACCTGCCTGCCCGCTCCCCACCAGCTCCCTCCTGCAGCCCTGCCCCCATCTCCCCCAGCCTCACAGCTCTACCTCAGCCTCTGCTTCTTAGGGCACACTGCACACTCCCTTGCACACAGGGTTCACTTCCCCGCATGGCCTCCTTGGCCCAGCCTTGCCCAGGGCAGGCCGCGGGGTCTCGGCTGAGAGCCAGCCTGCGTGCCCCCTTGCAGACATAGTGCCATACGTATCACAAACTTCTAAGTGGGATTTCTGGCTGAAAAGGAAAGGTACTGAGTACCTTCATTCGGAGCAGGGCCAGCCACTGCTCAGTGAGGGAGCACTGCTCACCCCTCCgtctccacccctcctcacccctcctagTCCAGGGAAGAGGAGAGCTGAGGCTGGAAGGCAGGGGCCAAGGAAACTGCCAgggtctcctctcctccccgcccGTCCGCTCTAGCAACGGCAGGCCCGGCACAGGGCTCAGACACAGGGGGCTGGGTAGACAGGTGTGACCAGAAACAACAAGGGAGGGCCACCCTAAAACCTGGGCAGCGGGCCTTTGGGCTGAGCCCTGCTTTTAAGAGGGCCCTCGCCTAGCCTTATCCAGCCTCCTGTCCCCACAGATTGTGGAGCTCACAGCCAAGAGAACAGAGCccctaggagcctggagccccacCACGCTCCAAGGGGTACCTGGGACCCAGAATTCCTTGTCCAGTGGCCTCGGGCCCTTCCCGTATGGCCCTCTTCACCAGATCTGTTCCTTTGGGGGGCAGATGGCCCCACTGTGTGTGCATCTCAGGGTGGACAAGAAGTTTAAGGGCAAGCGGGTGGACCTTGGATACAAGGGTGTCACATTCACATACAGGAGGTCCCTTGCGATGCAGAATggagcccggggggggggggggcggttgggggaaggaagagaagggcatGGAAGCAATGGCTCCACCTGTGCTAGTGCCCTAGGGCCCTTACGGGATAggatggagtggggggggggggagggggcaagagcGCGCAGGCACCGAGGAGCTCTCTCCTTGCGGCCGCTGAGCACACCCACACTGGCACACACAGGCAGAGACAGGAATGCCTACCTGTTTTCCTCCCATCTCAGGATCCAGGCCTCGTCTCTTATCCAAAACTTCATACTCCTGTCTTCCTCCCAGATTGAGCTCCTAGAACCGACGGGAAAGGCTCAGGGACTGGAAAGACACCCTCTTGAGGGCTGGGCCGGCGGGACTGGGAGTTCCCTCTGGGCGTGGCTCTCAAGGAAAGGagcaggcctggggctggggtggaagCCGGTCCGGCAGGGTACCCGCATCTCAGAGAACGGACGTGCGTTCGTTCCCCCtgactccgtgtgtgtgtgtgtgtgtgtgtgtgtgtaaatagatTCAACCCAAGTCCCGTTGCCCCAGGAGAGTGAAACCTCCTCCTCCCTGCGGCCCTGAAGACCCACTGACGTCCCCGCCCACCCGCCTCGGGGCCCCTGCAACCTGCGGGTGGGAGGGGCTCACCGGCCAGCGCGCCCTAAGCAGGACCTTGTGGACGCGGCGGGTACGATTACGGTCCCCGTGTTCCCGGGCCCTAGGGAAGCTCGACAACCCGCCAGCCTGCAGCCCGGACCCTGCCGCggtcccctggggggggggggggcggggaggggcgacGGGAGGGCAGACTTACGTTGTAGAGCTGGTTGGCGCCCTGCTGGCTCGCGGGGGCGGCCGCGCTCCTGCCGAACTGGAAGAGGGGGCGGCGAGGTTAGAGCGCTGGGTCCGCCGGGGACGCGTGCGGCCACCGCGCTGGTCCCCCCACCCGGGCGGCGGCGCTGCCCTcgccaccgcccccccaccccccgccccccggggcctCGGAGATCAACTCCAAGGTGGACGGAGGCTGCGCACGGTCGCGACTCCCATCGTGACCTCAGGCGTCCCTGCTTGGCGCCAGCTTAGTGTCCTTGCGGACCTGCCCCGAGGCACACACGACCTCGCTCTCGGCTCAGTTCTCTCCGCTGAGGCGCAGATCTTAACAGATCTCACAGATCCTACAGACAGCATTGGAAACCACCCGAGAGATCATCTAGGACAGCGCTGTTCCAACtttcaaacagaaaattaataagacTGTTCCTCAGATAGCATCTTTTGCCCAAGTCGACAATCCAAAAGAGCAGAAGGCTGGGGGGACCCAAGTGATAACAAGGACCCAGCCTCCTTCCACCCTCTGCTGGCACCGCGAcgtccccccagccccagccccaccccagcccttccAAGAAATCCAGACTCTGCAAGGCACCCGCTGAAACCCGAGCTCTGGGCTCACCCTCTCACTTCCTGACGCGGAACCTGAGGTTTCCAGAGACAGGCTGGCGGGGCGTCAGTCAGCAGCAGGACAACAGGACCTGGGGAGGGACCGTAGGTCCCCACCTCCCGCTCTTAGTTCCCTAAAGCCCCTTTTCTGCCAGCAGTACCGCTGCCCTGGGACGCTGGGATGTCTACACGTTTGTATGGTTCCTCTCGAAGACCCCGGCATCAGGCTGTCCCTTCCACTCTGTCAGGCTCAGTGAGACACCAGCCCACCCAAGGGGCACGCTTGGCTGGTCCCTGCTTTGCCGGGGACGCCGTGCTCCGGGCCCCGCCCATGCTTGAGACTTTGCAAGTAGGGGAGCCCACACCTGCTCCCCAGAGTCCACGGTACCCACCTTTGCTCTCAGGAACAGGGCAGTGATGATGACGCCATAGATGAAAAGGATTCCGTCCACCAGGTAGCACAGTTTGGGATCCAGCAGGCCAAAACTCTGTGCCTCTGTGCCAAGAGATGAGACTGATCAGCCAGGCCCAGGGTGACAGGACACGTCCCCACCGTCCTAGGGTGGCCCCATAACTGACTGGCCAGGGAAACCATGACAAGGGGGGCTGAATCCGTTCCCCACACCCCATCCGACCACAGCTTCTCCCCCATACCCTTGGACCAGCACCAAGGGAAAAACCCAGCCTCCCCCAACAGCCAGACGTGACACCTGGTGGGGTCACAGATCCTGGGGAAGACCGAAGGGAAGCAGAAACCAGGCGGGGGAGTGAAGCTGTCCAGTGGACGCAGGACTGCTGCCTCAGGCCCGCTGCAGCCCAGCCGTGTGTGAGCGCCCAAATGAACCGTGCACTCTGGAAGCCTCTGCAATTAGATGCCCACGTCTGGATGAATGGCACCACCTGAGTCAGGTGTGTGGCTCCCTAAGGCCTACCCACAGGGAGAGAACGGGACTGACGTTCGGATGAGATCATCCATCAGGACTGTGGGAACCGGGGTTAACTCCCCCTTCCTGACTCTGCTTCCTCGGTGCGGGGCACTGAGCAGTCTCCCACTCAGGGCAGTGGGGTCTGCGGctgggcctccctcccctgggccccaAGGAGTCTCGTAAGCAGTAGACAAAGGTACATTTGgtgagccacccccccccccagcctgaaCCCGGCAGTCTCACTACTCACCAGTCCCAGCCCCATGGCCTCAGCTttgtctgtccctgtccctgaaccccttcccttccccacacaCTTACAGTTCCGGGGTCACACCTTGCTCCTCCGGACCAtttgcctctgtgcctttgcatgcACTGTTCCCTCTACAtatcctctccctctgtctccctgcgGCTCTGCCATCTGGTAGAATCGGATGCACCCTACAAAATGTAGCTCAGAAATCCATCTAGCCTGTCCTACCCCAAACTGCCTGTGAGCCGCTAATCCCCGCTGCCATATCAACCTTTGTCCATTTAGTTGGCGctggtattttaatatttttttaagtgtttatttattttgagagagagagagagtgcgagtgggggaggggcagagagagagggagacacagaatccgaagcaggttccaggctctgagctgtcagcacagaacccggtgcagggctcaaacccaccagcccgGAGCTCATTGCCCTGAGTcgaaagtcggacgctcaaccgactaagccacccaggcgccccttacgcTGGCATTTTAGGGCAACGGGGTTGGAGAAGGAGATATAGTAAATGTCTTGgctaaataaaagcaattttatttcaaagCTCGCTGCACCGTGAGACCTGGGTTTCAGACCGTACTTCCTGCCAGGTATTTGCAGCGACTCCGCCCGTGTACCGGGCCCGCTACCTGTCTCCGCCCCTGCCAGCTAAGCTCCGCCCACAGTGGCGGCTTCTCCCAAGGTCGGAGTGCCCTCTGGTGGCCGCCTGCAGCCCCCTGGTCGGGGCTGTGGGAGCGGATACCCTGCCCTTGAGCGCTGGCTTGCCCTTACCAGTGGGGTGACTTGCGGCACGTTAGTCACCCTTTCAGCCGCCTCTTCTGTTAAACAGGGTGAAAATGCtaacatttctttaatgtttaccatgtgccaggcacccctttaacgGAATAACTTGTCAGAACCTCCCAACAGCACGacgcagagacacacacagaacttcAGGTTTGCCCAGCAGCACACACACAGCGCGAGAGGCGGCCGGGACTGTGCTGCTCTGCGCCCTCCTCCCCTGGGTCCGGCCCTGCCCACCTTTCTCCTGGAGCGATGTTTGGGCTTCTCCCGCGTGCTGTGTGACTCAGGGGGGCGGCAgggttcctcccctcccctcccctcccctcccctcccctcccctcccctccccggatCCTCAAGCCTGCGACTCCCGCCCGAATTCAAGACCCCCTCTGGGCCCCAGGCAGCTGATCTCTTTGTAAACTTCCCTTCCCACAGCCCCTGCTCAGAAACTACTGATGACCCGGTCACTCAGAACCAAGTCCAAACTCCTCATCAGGCCGGGCTCAGGCCCGATCCGGGCCCAGCTCCCCGACACCCTCCCCACGCTGCCTCTCCTGCTCCGGTGGGAAACATACTGCTCTTCCTTGGGCTCACCAGTCCTTTCCTACCCACCTGCCTTTCCTCTTCCCGCCTGCCGGGCCCAACACGCCCCCTCCACTCGGCGTGACATGGGGCTCCTATCCCCCCACCTTCGCCCCTGGCCACTCAATGGCTGACTCTGCACCCGAAATTCTGCACCGGATGGAGGTGCAAGAGCCTGCCTCCCACAAagcgctcccccccccacccccacgtaaCTTGTCGGGTTCTGAGAGTCCCCTCCACCAAGCCTCTACCCTGGACATTGGAGCACAGAGTAGACGTTCATTAGATAGCTTGGGCTTTTCAGGGAAGTTGAGGGGGTCCACCCACGGTTGGCCTGCCCACTGGCCCCCGGGGCAGGGCCAGAAGTCCCCTGCTGGCCACAGGTAGGCGGCTGAAACCCTCTAGGAGGTAAGCCAGCCCCCAGCAAAGACCACCAACGCGGggggtgatttttttcctttggggactGGAGACGAGGTGTCGGCGGCAATTTATGGGGGTGGCTGAGACTCAGAAAAAGGGCTGGGAGAAAAATCGCTCAGCTGCCTGTCACATAAAATGAGGACAGAAAAATGACTGGACAGTAAATTTAgaacaaatgagaagaaatatttcttcctgttgtGCAGAGCCAgcgcagtgggggaggggacttgGTTGCCTCCCCCAGAGATAAGTAACAGGGAcaggttttctctctttcttcctttctttctaaagaGCAGCGTGATTTTATGGCCGATGACAAGTATGCTGTGTGTGGTTTGGTCAAGGAGAGGATATTGACCCCAACACGTTTCCCGGGGAAGGATCTTCCTCCACCCAGTCCAGCTGTGCCTGTGCTGGGAGCAGTGGGGCCTGGAAGCTTCCCCAAAGGGACCCAGGACCTAACTCGATTATGTAACTGATCAAATATTTCTTGGGCATCTGCTCAGTGCCAGAGGATGTTGAAATAGAAGGGGCCCCGGGTGGGGTGTCAGACAGATTCTCGCCCTCCCCTTGCCACAAagcagctgtgtggtcttgggcaagccgcctcacctctctgggcctcagcttcttcatctgcaaaatggtggGTAATCACCTCTACCCTGAGGGTGTggtgaaaacaaagggaaaaaaacgtGTTGGGAGGTGTTCTTGTAAATCTCCTCCATAAGGACAATGATGTCTGACATCGGGATGAGGCCTtctgagtccctgccctcatggggctcaCGGCTACAGCTTAGGGGGGCTTCCCTCGAACAGCACGTAGTTTTCCGGGATGCCAACCCAAAAGCATGAAGCAGAGatacttcctgcttcctgcttccggTTTCTTCCCTGCACCCTCACCCCCAAGGCAGAGCTCCGGCGGCCTCATTTCCTGATCCATTAGCGCGCATTCTGCAACCCGCATCCCATTCAGTCCCGGAGGGAGGGAGGTGTTTAACAAGCCTAAGGCGACAGCTTTCCTGTACGACAGGAATTGTTTTATCGCAgttcctgccctctgccccagtAACACGACCTGTCTCATCAGGTGATAGTGAGGGTTAAATAAGCTATTTATTACGGGGTGCTGGGCCCAGCACGTAATAATAACATGTCTGCTATTATTGTcgctgatttttttccccccaaaccaccaccaacacttttttttttttttttttttttttggagagagagaaagggtcaaATAGTATCAGGAACGTTTAACCTGGGTGGGatgagaggggctcctgggtggctcagttggttgagcgtctgactcttgattttggctcaggtcctgatctcaggatGGTGAGGTCCACCCCCAATGTGGAgatggcttaagattctctctctctctctctccccctctccctctgcccttccccaacccctctcaaaaaaaaaaaattttttttttaaataaataaattgcataaAATTGTTTCAACTGGGTAGGACGAGAGACACTGGCGCCCCTAACTTCCGGGTGTTCACAGCCACACAGCGAACCAGATCCTGCACAGGGGGCCGTCACCATTGAACCAGCGGGCATTTGATGAGGGGGCTGCCTTCTGAGCAGTCACGTGATTTCCCACTCAGAAAATGCTGCCCTCCCATCTGAGGAGTAGGgttgaagaaaacaaaggcaagctAACAATAGCCTCCCAGCACAGCCTAGGGGTGACGGTGGCCAGCCAGGGAAAGGGGACAAGCCCTATTTGCAAAGTGGGAGAACACGGCCTCTGGCCGGGCTGCAGGACGAGAGCTCTGGGGATGGGCTCTGACCCCATGAGCCTTCATCTGTCCAACCTGGACCCCCACGGGCCATTCCGTGCACAGGGCACACTCAGCTAATCTGGAAAAGAAGGGGGTTCGGCCCCaattcccttcccccctccaccttccccaggCCTAGCAGGTGACCCCATCCACAAGTCCCCACCACGCCAGAGCCCTGCATCTGGACACGGAGCAAACATGGAGATTGAAGTCCAGGTGGGCCGGAGCACGTCCAGGTGTCGTAGGGCTGGAGGCGTCAGGCAGGTGCTCCCAGATGGAGCTCCAGGTCCTCCGAGAGGGGGGTATTTTAAGTGGTTCTATTTACTCCAGGACAGAGCATAACCTGATGACCCCTGCCCAGCAGAGCAAGCTGGAGCCTGGGAAGAGCTGGCCCTCTGCACCCAGGCACGTGCAGTACTGGATATGGGATTGGAACACGGGGGAAAAGAGGAGAAGCCTGGCGCACAGCCTGCCCTTGTCCGCGGTCGTGAGGTCACTGCCCGGCCTGCTCACCGCAATCCCCATCACAGACTTGATACAGCTCAGGATGGCCAGGGCCTGGCTGAACTGGGACCCTGGACTCTGGTCACTTCCCAGCCCCCTGCCATCACACTGTCAGCCACCAGGCAGGCATCGATGAGGTGGGCCAGCAGGTTACTGTCCCGTACGAGAACCCTATCTCCCAGCAAGTGAGGGAGCGAGCAGAGAATCCCAGCAGCCCCTCCTCTTTGAAAATCTCAGTGGCGCTCAGCACTCGGCTGGACCTGGCCTCCTGGCCCACAGACCAGACCATGGACGCATGGAGATGACCCGTAGCGGGCGGCCAATACGTGGGACAGCGCCCGATCATCATCCCTAGGAGTTCTCCTTCTCTTCGGACAGGCCTTGTCGGAAACCTGCCTGATCTCGTGTGCGCACAGACGATGCACCCTGAGCCCTGGCCTCaggccccggccccaccccccacccccgccccctccccccactgcaaCTTCCTGCTCTGAAGCCCCCCACGGTGCCACCCGGATTACTCTGACTTTGACTTTAAGCATAATAAACTGAAGCTTTCCGGCCTGGGCCTGCCATGTGGCCCAGGACCTGGAACAGGTGAGACGCCCAGAGGAGACGCCATGACAACCAGTGACGGATCCCAGCGTATCTACACCTACGGTTCACTGCATCTAAAAGTGTCATGAGTCTCAGTGAGAGTGAGCCTAGCCGTCTCCATACACCTCTTTGTCTCTATAGAAGTCCCGAGTTCGAGAAGTTTCTCGACACGGACCATTAACAGAAGACTCCGGGGCCCCAGAGGGCACCCGAGGGAGGCACCTGCCCTTACAGAGTCTAATTGCTTTGGGTGAGGTGTATTGAACTGTACTGTTTGTCTCCCAGCCAGACTGGGAGCTGCTGAGAACAGGGAACACAGGTGTCC is a window encoding:
- the CD247 gene encoding T-cell surface glycoprotein CD3 zeta chain isoform X1, with the translated sequence MAATASASWCHPGGKDKVMWKVLVIMALLQAQLPGTEAQSFGLLDPKLCYLVDGILFIYGVIITALFLRAKFGRSAAAPASQQGANQLYNELNLGGRQEYEVLDKRRGLDPEMGGKQQRRRNPPEVVYNALQKDKMAEAYSEIGIKGDNQRRRGKGHDGLYQGLSTATKDTYDALHMQTLPPR
- the CD247 gene encoding T-cell surface glycoprotein CD3 zeta chain isoform X2; amino-acid sequence: MAATASASWCHPGGKDKVMWKVLVIMALLQAQLPGTEAQSFGLLDPKLCYLVDGILFIYGVIITALFLRAKFGRSAAAPASQQGANQLYNELNLGGRQEYEVLDKRRGLDPEMGGKQRRRNPPEVVYNALQKDKMAEAYSEIGIKGDNQRRRGKGHDGLYQGLSTATKDTYDALHMQTLPPR